The following DNA comes from Solea solea chromosome 6, fSolSol10.1, whole genome shotgun sequence.
AGCGTGAGCGACTGTTCAAGTCTGCTCCATTTTCACCCTTTAAGAAGAGCACAGGGGGCTCGCGGTAGAGCTCCGTCTTGGGGCGCAGAGCCTCTGAGCGAGGTCCCTCTCTGCGCACGTATACCTCAGAGGTAGTTCCTCCATACACTTTGATCATTTGCCTGACAGGTGCCTGGTGAACAAGTGAAGTGTTTTTGCTTTTACCAGGAAAGTCTCTCTGGGGTCCATGAGTGTCCCACTTGTCAGGTTTGCCTCTGCTCTCAGTGGGGGTGCCATACTTAACCTGCAcctcctctgcttctgcttctgcttcttcttctacttcttcttcttcttcttcttcttcttcttcttcttcttcttccacctgTGTGTTTCCCTTTCCCACCACGTCCTCACATACAAGTCCTTCCTCCTTTTCAGGGCCATAGCTCAcatcgtcgtcctcctcctcctcctcctccttcttagGGCTCCCTTCCCCCTGTGGAAGAGCCTCCCTCTGGTTCCATGCTTCATCCTCTGGCACAGCCTCAACCTTCACCAGAGTGAGGGAAATGAGGTAGGTGGTGCGTTTCTGTGGGTTGCCGGCTTTGTCCATTGGGCACAGCAGACCTGGGCACAGTGGCACCTGCTCTCAGACCTCACCAGACCTACACACCTCAGTCATAGCAACCAGGGGACGACTGAAGCATGGGAGAGAGAAGACAACAGATGAAACATGGACACTGGAGTCAGGAATCCTCCTATCCCTTTAACAACAGCGCAAAAAGAGGAATTCCTAATTTCCTAAATTTAAAAGGCTGACCCAGTGGTGGAACAGGTCtagactgtgtttttaaatgcctCCATTACTCCTCTTCAATGCACAGTGCTACTACTGGTCTCTCCCACTGATTCATTCATAATCACTGCCTGAgtcttctttcctttccttttttttttaaacacattcttTCTCTGCaaatctctcacacactcacacacacacacacacacacacacacacacacacacacacacacacacacacagtgttgatgGCTTCAGCTTGGCATTATGCGACAGTCAATTCATTTGGTTTGCACAATTCTTGACTATGAATACAATGAATACAGGCTACTGTATAACGCCACCTCACTACAGTATGTGTCGTGGCTCCTGCTCGCATCATACCTTCATTATTCCTGAAGAAAATCCATCGCACTGCTCCGCGTACATGTCGTTTGATGGGGGATTTATCTTGCCATCAGATCGCCGTTCACATCAAGTGACACATCGCACACGGCTGACAGGAAAAGAGCTCCATCTGATGAGTGCGAGGGGAAAAAACAGGTGAGAGGGAGACGAGGGTTGAAAAAGCATCAAAATGGATATCATTCACTTGTCGTGGAGCGTCTGGCACCTCGAGCTTCCATTCGACAATGTCATGAATAAAATTAAAGCACGGTGTGAGGGTCACTgggagatgatgaaaaacatcTGTTGTTATGTCTCTGGAttttcttttccaaaaaaaaaaaggaaaaaaagaggaagagatgaAGTGGCTGGATTTACACAACCCGAGCAACGCTTCAGTCTGCCTGTATCCCTCCTCTGGAGAGCAGCTCCTCTCGGTCACTGCATCCTCTCCTCCGAGTGCCTCATCCAATTAGCaagtcaataaaatgtgtctgtgaGGCAGAGGAAGCCCACCAGCTCACCACAGCCCCTCctcctttttcctccctcctcctcttcttctttttgcagcCACGGAGCCTTTGCAGACCCCCGATAGCCCACTGATCGCCTGCTGCACAATCAGCTCTACATTTGGATCCAGCTCTGGCAAACAGGCTGGGTATGAGATGCTTGCAGtaaggtggaggtggtggtggtggcggtccTGGCTCACGTTCATCCGATTTTTATTTGTGCCGACACAACAAAAGGGACAAGAgggagcagagggaaaaaaagctctGCTTCTGCCAATGCATCTGCtctgtctcctgctctctctctctccctctctctctctctctccctccctccctccctctccctccttttcAAAAGCAATTTATGGGCAGCTTCTGATTTCTCTCCCTTCCTCACAGACCGAGGGAGATAAAGTGAGGATGCACAGGCAGGAAGGATGCTGGCATTTGTGTTTAAGCAAAAAAGTCAACACACAATCGAAAAAAGAGACTACACACAGGATAATATCTAGTCTAAACCTTGAGATAATAATATCTCAAGGTTAAATAGACGTTTAATTGCATCTGATGAGATCGAGGGAAACCAAAGACACCGATGAGACTCAAGCATTGAGCACTGCATTACTGTAGAATTATAAAAACAAGAGTCCAGAGTCCTGTCCAGGACACaatctttctctctgtgctctTATACTCgtcaaaatcacacaaataatttaaaatcaAGTTGATAAGCACATCAACACTATAAATTAACAAAATGTAGAGGAAGGGCACATCAATATTTTACATTACTTACTATGAattgtaaacatgttttaaatcttTGGATGAGTgccacatggggggggggggggggggtatatgCATTTTAAGGCATATACTGTagacttgtgttgttttatttttgacaatcCAGTTGATATTTATTGAACCGTCTTTTTGCAGAGCCAACCTAACCAGCTACTGGTGGTTGCTACATGTCTAACGTACCAACAGTAGTTTCAATTCTCCCTAATTTGAATACATTGAGAATAATAAATAGTTGTTTCTGAGAACATTTCCATAAAGGCTGTGAAATTACTCCAGTGTCATCAGGGTTGTCTTGGATTGTGCCTGGAAACAGCACCTTTATTTCTTTGGGTTTTCCCCATATATTTctaagtctttttttatttgatagcTACAGTTAAAACCCACAGGAAATGTAGGacaaaacacagtaaagagaTTGGAAGTCAAACCAAAATCAAATATGGTcaatgttaaagctgcagtgtgtaacttttgctgcactttttttttcacaattatcACAACTATACAATGGAACACACCTAGTTTTATCAGGTTAATCCTGACAGGAAACTTTCAAATGGGACAATAAGAAAATGGCCTGCCAGGATTATCTTGGCCAAAATAACTGAGACTGACAATATTATTGTAACTGTAATGAATATGGTTTACtattacacaaaaacagatatttGTCCTTAATCTACCTTCATTTGgtttatgaaatgaaaaataataatattgaagCTGCGGTGCGGATTTTAATTGTTGTTCTCCGTTTGGTGTTTCTGAACAGAAATgcaatattattaaaaacagacccgactgagggagcgtttgtgtgtatacagcggcagcGCTGGAGTGTGTTTTTCCCCATAAAGAAAAACCGGGTTTTTAAGCAGCAGAACTAATTCCTGTCAATcatgacaatgatttgaatggAACAGTAgttgcatactacagctttaaaggaCAAACATTCTCACGATGTTGTGAAGGCTCTTTGAATTTCTGTTAGTATGCGTTAGTTTATGTGTTTCTCACAGAATGTTTCAGTCCACTTCATTTTCcatcaaatcacatttattcatttgcatAATACTACACAAATTAAGTCTGAATGTGATTAAAACATAACCATAGTTACAGAGCTGGTTAATTtgagcaacaaaataaaaatgttaaaacataaaaacaagacCCATCCTTTCAGACGTCCCATACCAAAAACTACTTTTCACGCTATCACAGTATTTAAGAGCAATACCAGTATTTCTGTCCCACACGTGTCTGTCGTGTGCATTTCTGATCTGCTACATTACCATTTCTTGCCTTTCTTCCTGATTTAAATACAGTTATGGATAATAATATTCAGGCGGTTTCATTTCTGGCAGGAACACAGTGAATCAACAAAAGTCTGCGTGTCTTTCTGATGACTTTCAGTTCAGCCTGTAACAAGAAAAGTCAACATCTCGGCTTCCGTCTGTGCAACACTGTACAAAAGTAACACGGGCGACATTTGAGAAGAGGCGGCAGACAAATGTGCTCACGAGTCCCTGCTGACGAGACCGACACAGAAACCAAACATCAAAAACACTGGTAATGTCCTTGAGGACATGACATGTTAACATCATTAACTGCGACATTTACACGTTGGAAAACAAGTCGTGATTCTTTAAGTtcactcctcttctgtttttatCCCATTTTCTCAGGCTTgaatcctttttctttttctttttcttgaagCAGAGGTAACAAAAATAAGATCTCAAAGCATAACCTAGATGTGAATCTTAAAAGGCATGAAATTGAAATCCTTGATGTTTAGGCCGTACAGGTCTAAACGTGGGACACCGTTACCTCCTCTCTGCACCGCTTCACCGTGTGACTTCATCTTTTTGTCAGAGTCAGTGTCTCCTCATCCTGGAAATATGGATGTTCTAGTGCATTCAGGGCAGATATCCTTTTGAAGGAGTCAAAGGTGAGCATGCTCTGTGGAAGAAACCATTACAAGACGTTAGTGAAATGCCATTATTTACTCTCCGGCCAAAGACTTCAATGAAGAGGACGACGCTGCTTTGATGCTTGTACAGCAAATATGAAACTGGAGCAGGGTagaaacactttatttattaatgcatttaaataaatgtactcTGCCCCAATGGCACCACAACACATCTTGCTGTATTTTAGTCTCTTTCTGCTTATTTTTCATCAACTTCAGGGATTTTCCTAATAAGATGTCCTCCGCTCCAATCTCCCTTGTGTCTGAGCCCCAAAGACTCTTTAAAGACTTCTAATGATTCTGCTGCTTGTTCACACAAATTATatccaatcagccaatcacacggcaGAGGCATTCAGACCTGTCGAAAAACGAGCATCGGGACGGGGTATGGTCGTTGGCAGTGTGAAAAAACAAGTGCCAGTACTCAGCCGtgtattactaaatcattaaatactaaattataaaaatcatcactaaataaaagatacccagagatgttagtgatgttcataacatctatttatttgaatatttagtCCAtgttaaaataactaaaaactggacTTGAGTTTCACATGTTGCCAACATGTATACAGTCTCTTAAAATGTCCAACaatgatttacacacacagactatgtTGTGTGGTGTCCTGTTACTATGCTGAACTCCAGGACAAAAATGTGTcaagaagtcagtgaatatAACTAAACATTAGTGAAAATCTTGACATATTTAATAGatattgttcttcttcttccttcggCTTCTCcttttaggggtcgccacagcagatcatctgccagTTAGATATTCTTCTtgcttaacaataaaaaatgaaaaaactctAGACACTAGAAATAAACACAAGACTCTCTTGAGAATGGGTGAAATGTCTCCTAGTAGTAATTGGATAGATAGATGACCTAAACAGAGCACTGGCTTCTTGTGAAAAGTGCCAGTACGCAAATAAAAGTGCAGGTactcaaaatagtaaaattaaGAAGTTCCAGTACTGCCGGCCggcccacttcaagcactgATTGTTGGTGTTATATGAGCttgtctgagtatttcagaaacggCTGATCTAATGGCATTTTCATACACAACAGAGAGTGGTTTTAAAAAAGGTAGCTGCAGTTCTCTGAAAGGAAATGTCTTTTTGGAAGTCAGAGGTCAACGGAGAATGGCCAGATACAGAAAAGGAGACGTAACTTAAATAACTGCAGCAGGTGCcacacctgccactttattagtgtacctaataaagtggccagtgagtgcaGGTCAGCTTATCTTAGAATACAGACTGCATACAGAGGGAAGTAGCCTGGTTGTCTaaggtaataaaaaacaaaaacctactTCTTTAAACCATCTTAAAAGCTACTAAATTAAAACGATATGTGTGGCTTGTTTGTGGCAGACTCATCCTTCTGTACCAGTTGCCAGGCAACCGGCACAAGTCCACACAGTTACTGGTAGAAACATTACACAGAAATATGAAGACATGTACAGTCACAAAGATGAATTAATGTTACTCCTCAGCTACATTTGGTCATTAAGACTTTTGTTTGATGCCTAATTATTTCAGTTAACTACTGCCTgatgtctttattattattattaaccaataaaatgacataaagtacaataaaaaaaaataacatgttgcCTTACCATTTAATTccagaaatgttatatttacggaacatttcctttttctctcaTGTTCTATTACACAGTGAAGTAAAGTTTCTTTTTTCAGCACTTGGAACAATTGCTTTTCGTTAAATAAGAATGCTGTTAAACAGGATCTGTCTCCATTTGAACTATTGGATACCTAGAAATTGTCACATTTTCCAAAATTGCACCAGTAAATTCTTGTGGCTTGTGTTGAGTATGAGCAGAGTGTGTTCTGTCCTAATGTTACCTCTGCACACAGCTGAGAGAAACATGGTGACAAGACAGGAACGAATGAAAACCCCGTCTTACCATCAATAGTTGAGCCCCCTGCTCATTTATCTCAGAAACAAATTCAGTAAGTGGTCGAGGCGTGACAGGGGGGAAGTTTTTTCGTGATAGCGTAACATCGGTGGGCCACTCGTCCTCAGGTGGCAAGCCAATAACTCTGAAATGACATGATTTATTCCAGTGAAACCAGTAAAGTATGACTCATTAACCAACACATCACCAGGTGAGGTAAATGTGAATCAAAGTCACTCACTCAAAGATTTTCCCAAGTTGGTCCACTTCTGAATCTCCACAAAACAACGGTCTAAGCGAACAAAAGCAAAAGCATTGTGAGACAACGACATCTTCACTGACCATTGTGACCACTCATCATGCAATGTGTCCTTTCTACCAGTAGATGGAGCTACTGTGTGTTAGTACTGAGCTCCTCCTCAGGAAACCCAATCACAAAACACTCGTGATGACCTAAACAGAATAATCTCAACTTTGAACTTTGTGGGTTTTTTAGCATTTGTTGACCCatcagttgtgtttgtttgtatgttttcttgAAAAGGAGTAAGAAACCCTGGAGTGATACATttacacatgaaatatgaacCTCCACAACCTCTGATCAACTCAGCAGAGCTACATTACTACTGTAcctaacattaaaaaaatacatcttaTCTCCTACTATCTAATCTAACATCTGACTCACTTGCGTCGGAACATCTCGGCAAAGATGCAGCCGGTGCTCCAGATATCTACAGGTGTGGCATAACTGGACTGTAGCAGAACCTCCGGAGGGCGGTACCAAAGTGTCACCACCTGGAAGACATCAAGATGGAACCCAACATCATCATGAGTCAAAACAAATGATCCCAATGCAAAGTTAATGTGTCGGTGTTCCCACACCtttgttgacatcaaattcaaggacttttcaagcaCTTTCCAGGACCATTTCCCTCAAATTCAGACCaagaccaaatgtgctgacacagcttaataTGGGAGGGCAAATTGTAAGAGATGCTTTGCCCATTGTGtgcacttttattgatttgcagcagaATCTGCATCTTGACAAGTCATTgcccttgggatcttggtcaaagtcagtcttagTAATTCTCTCTGATGAGCCACAGATCTTGGAATTtacatttcccaggcatcatgTTATTTGTGACacttcaaattcacaaaccttCAAAGATTTCAAGGACAGGTTTGTGTTGTATTCACAAGTTGCAGGTGGTTAAATATTGAACGCTGAATTTATTGTCGTATTCATGTGCATATTAATAGGTGATAGACCAGTTAACTCAGCCAAATCTTCAACAGATAAAAGtggttttgcattttgaattgAATAATGACTGTGTTATCTGGAAAatgatgtaaacacaacattaaaaataaaactacaggAGCTGCAGAGTTCATATTCTTACCACAGGAGTGAGAGCCATGTGGCAGCTGTAGATCCGGGCGAGTCCAAAGTCAGCCAGCTTCACCTGGCCCTGACTGGTTACCAGTATATTCTCTGGTTTTAGGTCTCTGTGCATCACACGGTTAGAATGAAGAAATGCAAGACCACACAGCAACTGCCTCATCAGGTcctgaataaacacacacataacaacacatttgaagagACTCAACttagaaatgtgttattatgcCTCAATGACAGAATGCTTCACACTT
Coding sequences within:
- the cdk4 gene encoding cyclin-dependent kinase 4, whose translation is MAQATGIQYERVAEIGGGAYGTVYKARDMESGQFVALKSVRVQTDQNGLPISTVREVALLRRLEQFDHPNVVRLMDVCATKRSDQETKVTLVFEHVDQDLKTYLERAPAPGLSPDCIKDLMRQLLCGLAFLHSNRVMHRDLKPENILVTSQGQVKLADFGLARIYSCHMALTPVVVTLWYRPPEVLLQSSYATPVDIWSTGCIFAEMFRRKPLFCGDSEVDQLGKIFEVIGLPPEDEWPTDVTLSRKNFPPVTPRPLTEFVSEINEQGAQLLMSMLTFDSFKRISALNALEHPYFQDEETLTLTKR